Proteins encoded together in one Pontiella desulfatans window:
- a CDS encoding right-handed parallel beta-helix repeat-containing protein, which translates to MRKLAILFAILMPTLIWAATYHVDLSSEETFEDGSETYPFKTIAQASAVMSAGDTCYIHRGIYRETIVPAQHGSSGAPIRYVAYGNDPVVVSGTEVVANWQLHSGNIYKATGVSMPLGNKNMVYFNADAQQLARWPNDLDGDPYTYDAYFAETASGTYSDSYITHYDIPDYWTSGVIFWLGAHSGCSIQRNITGFDPGTHQLSFTPMPTSIWPFSNHSPLRYENGHRGIFYLLNRLEALDAPGEWFHDSATQTLYFYAPGGVDPSTGTVEVAVRDKTIDLTKNYIQFERLNLFGAYVRMQNHNCSLIDMRIRHGIAGLIPDVNSTGAATAGGAAIDIVGDNNRIERCLLEEGTSNGIYISGNADGTVILNNVIRNFDQQGNHCCPIRSGGTDALIISNSISGSARDVSRATGEGTVFSYNEVFDGLKSCADGGLFYVTGNSIPRDVELSYNWFHDAYSPSYAGVKATGIYLDNDTSGYKVHHNVVWDVQWGGLHFNWDALENEIYNNTFWNVGTNEALILCWVPENGGIRTDVRDNTLINNLSDVRDWWDSGAGDYTEDETLDNVFSNNVQVATSPFVSIEDKNFMPLNHPSIVDQGVDVVGITEGYVGASPDVGAYEYGGTRWIPGADWTPSYFSWLLGDEIPGWIRIDYAEVLGNSMVLGFTNGPANGWFELHSKTNLMDAAWTTLQTGLPIDSSGAGAITNPIAAPQEFFRLFEGEAPAPAGPEVIRFTAPDYADGALDGQQNWKAEAGWSVGDSAGIGHAITAQNSEIAVLDEAVALSVGQSIGYTVNFEFGGAYSAPTNYVYTFLAGLKADGSAASHVGTADSAADANVQIFPDNDTYRLLSNYSPVSGAGNIAGTQLNAGDLLRFDYTLTLGDHASNTFYTVRLQNLTDGTDTGLGTVTGVDATVHAALTGPGAYFFFQRINPGARGAGLTDLQVNSVTITHRP; encoded by the coding sequence ATGAGGAAACTAGCCATCCTGTTTGCTATACTGATGCCCACATTGATTTGGGCTGCGACATATCATGTTGATCTGAGCTCAGAAGAGACCTTCGAGGACGGTTCGGAAACCTATCCCTTCAAAACTATTGCACAGGCCTCTGCCGTTATGTCGGCGGGGGATACCTGCTATATCCATCGGGGAATCTATCGCGAAACCATCGTGCCGGCTCAACACGGATCATCGGGGGCACCGATTCGGTATGTGGCATACGGCAATGATCCGGTCGTGGTCTCCGGCACGGAGGTGGTTGCCAATTGGCAGCTGCACTCCGGCAATATCTATAAAGCCACCGGTGTGAGCATGCCGTTGGGTAATAAAAATATGGTCTATTTTAACGCCGATGCCCAACAGCTGGCGCGCTGGCCGAATGATCTGGATGGAGATCCATATACGTATGATGCCTACTTCGCCGAAACCGCTTCGGGAACGTATTCCGACTCGTACATCACCCACTACGATATTCCGGACTACTGGACGAGCGGCGTTATTTTTTGGCTCGGTGCGCACAGCGGCTGCTCCATTCAGCGAAACATCACGGGATTCGATCCTGGAACGCACCAGCTCTCTTTTACGCCTATGCCCACGAGTATCTGGCCGTTCAGCAATCACTCTCCATTGCGCTATGAAAACGGCCACCGCGGAATCTTTTATCTGTTAAACCGGCTTGAAGCGCTGGATGCACCGGGGGAATGGTTCCATGACTCGGCAACGCAAACCCTCTATTTTTATGCGCCGGGCGGGGTTGACCCATCGACGGGTACCGTGGAGGTTGCGGTTCGCGATAAAACCATCGATCTCACCAAAAACTATATTCAGTTTGAGCGTCTTAACTTGTTCGGGGCGTATGTCCGTATGCAGAACCATAATTGTTCTCTCATCGATATGCGCATTCGGCACGGCATTGCGGGGCTGATTCCCGATGTGAACAGCACAGGCGCAGCCACGGCCGGCGGTGCGGCGATCGACATCGTTGGGGATAACAACCGAATAGAGCGCTGCCTGCTTGAAGAGGGAACGTCGAACGGAATTTACATCAGTGGAAATGCGGATGGAACCGTCATTCTGAACAACGTGATCCGCAATTTTGACCAGCAGGGTAATCACTGCTGCCCAATCCGGTCGGGCGGCACCGATGCCCTGATTATCAGCAACAGTATTTCCGGATCAGCCCGGGACGTCAGTCGGGCAACTGGAGAGGGAACTGTATTCAGCTACAACGAAGTTTTTGACGGCTTGAAATCCTGCGCCGACGGTGGACTTTTCTATGTGACGGGCAACAGCATTCCCCGCGATGTAGAGCTCAGCTATAACTGGTTCCATGATGCCTACTCGCCTAGCTATGCGGGAGTGAAAGCCACCGGCATCTATCTGGACAACGACACCTCGGGCTACAAGGTCCACCATAACGTCGTATGGGATGTCCAATGGGGCGGACTGCACTTCAACTGGGATGCACTTGAAAACGAAATTTATAACAACACGTTTTGGAATGTCGGAACAAACGAGGCGCTCATTTTATGCTGGGTTCCCGAGAATGGCGGCATCCGCACCGACGTGCGCGACAACACGCTCATCAACAACCTGTCGGACGTGCGCGACTGGTGGGACTCCGGCGCGGGGGACTATACCGAAGACGAAACACTGGACAACGTGTTTTCCAACAATGTGCAGGTGGCCACCTCGCCCTTCGTATCCATTGAAGATAAAAACTTCATGCCGCTGAATCATCCTTCCATCGTCGACCAAGGCGTTGACGTGGTCGGGATCACCGAGGGCTATGTTGGAGCAAGCCCGGATGTCGGCGCCTATGAATACGGTGGGACGCGGTGGATTCCCGGGGCGGACTGGACGCCCTCTTATTTCTCGTGGCTGCTCGGCGATGAAATTCCGGGCTGGATCCGCATCGACTATGCCGAGGTGCTCGGCAACAGCATGGTGCTGGGTTTTACCAACGGCCCGGCAAACGGATGGTTCGAGCTGCACTCCAAGACAAACCTGATGGATGCCGCGTGGACCACCCTGCAGACCGGATTGCCGATCGATTCCTCCGGTGCCGGGGCCATCACCAATCCGATTGCCGCACCGCAGGAATTCTTCCGGCTGTTTGAAGGGGAAGCTCCGGCTCCAGCGGGGCCGGAAGTCATCCGGTTCACGGCGCCGGACTATGCCGACGGGGCGCTTGACGGGCAGCAAAACTGGAAGGCGGAAGCCGGCTGGAGCGTCGGGGATTCCGCAGGAATCGGCCACGCCATCACCGCCCAAAACAGCGAAATTGCCGTGTTGGACGAAGCGGTTGCCTTGTCCGTTGGCCAATCCATCGGCTACACCGTCAACTTTGAGTTCGGCGGCGCCTATTCCGCACCCACGAACTATGTCTACACCTTCCTGGCTGGATTGAAGGCCGATGGCTCCGCCGCCTCCCATGTGGGCACCGCCGACTCCGCCGCCGATGCCAACGTCCAGATTTTTCCGGACAACGACACCTACCGTCTGCTCAGCAACTATTCCCCGGTTTCCGGAGCGGGCAACATTGCCGGCACGCAACTCAACGCCGGGGATCTGCTCCGGTTCGACTACACGCTCACGCTCGGGGACCATGCCTCCAACACATTCTATACGGTGCGGTTGCAAAACCTGACCGATGGAACCGATACCGGCCTGGGCACGGTGACCGGGGTTGACGCCACGGTTCACGCTGCGCTCACCGGCCCCGGCGCCTACTTTTTCTTCCAGCGGATCAATCCGGGGGCGAGGGGGGCCGGACTCACCGACCTGCAGGTCAATTCCGTCACGATCACGCACCGTCCGTAA
- a CDS encoding FAD-dependent oxidoreductase gives MKMTNHKAAGVGAILTLAACSSVAAQTASPLAHWRFDDGTGNRVADSSGNGNSGTIKEIKWVQGAVNSAGQLGHQAGVNVGNDNSLNAGQSISIQAWIKPWAPQYDQFPTIVRKEGAYVFRLSPSKSLGLVLWLDGKKHTLEAKQKEWPNGKWQHVAATYDGAEVRLYVNGGLDSVFPASGKISSSEADCHLGAVEGRYFFNGTLDEVRIDGSALSSRDIAEASWQGRYEMARRDNRFTDFYEKIQKRSAETMVPGTLWIDAEDFDEYGGWWMDTQFVPQMGSPYLLAAGVGTPVENAKTTVAVPESGQYRLWVRTKNWFGYRHAPGRFAVSVNGARSKTTFGTREQRAWVWQDGGTFELDKGDATLELEDLSGWYGRCDALILTKDPAFVPKQEQKDYLPMRKEMVGTVPVQEMGHFDFIVVGAGVAGCNAAISAARGGAKVALIQDRPMVGGNNSAEMGVPVSGGSSIGKGRETGLNEEIGRIHAFNYLSKWASGADLVIASEPNITLFLNAHVFDAEMDADHRIKAVRAFDMIDGHHTRYTADLFADCTGDGWLGYHAGAEVMLGRESREQTGEMNAKDIADGITMSGSLMQNSILGYQAIDMGKPQAFETLPWFYDLRMNEEGYVKHRPRYDNGVRAGNWWTENHGRNDDLWDPEWARDDLILVSLSYYNWIKNHSPLAEKATNYQLKYIPVTNAKRETRRLVGDLVVTEQDILKREVFPDRVGYFTWKLDVHHPLGIFSPGSPYDYENNISPASIPLRMLYTKDVPNLFMAGRHVSVTHVALGSARVQGTTGMMGQAVGTAAALCLDYETTPRGIVNNHMAKLQQQLLKDDLTIPHLRNEDPDDLALMANVKASSSRSLEAGVQNVINGITRPLDEDQEMWIGKVPDNMWISDPAQKMPQWVELVFGGQQTVNSVYLTFDTNLKEKRYCSWEFKVEERMPPQCVRDYEVQYFNGSEWLALATVENNYLRRRIHRFDAVKTSRIRVLITATNGDPSARIYEIRAYNE, from the coding sequence ATGAAAATGACGAATCATAAGGCGGCCGGTGTTGGCGCAATACTCACGTTGGCGGCCTGTTCGTCCGTTGCGGCGCAAACAGCGAGTCCGCTGGCTCATTGGCGCTTTGACGACGGTACCGGGAACCGGGTGGCCGACAGTTCCGGCAACGGAAACTCCGGAACCATCAAGGAGATCAAGTGGGTTCAGGGCGCAGTCAATTCCGCCGGTCAGCTCGGCCACCAGGCCGGGGTGAATGTCGGCAACGACAACAGCCTGAACGCAGGCCAGTCCATTTCCATCCAGGCGTGGATCAAGCCGTGGGCTCCGCAATACGACCAGTTTCCCACCATCGTTCGAAAGGAGGGGGCCTATGTTTTCCGGCTCTCGCCGAGCAAATCGTTGGGACTGGTGCTTTGGCTGGATGGAAAAAAGCACACGCTTGAAGCGAAGCAAAAGGAGTGGCCGAACGGCAAGTGGCAGCATGTGGCCGCCACCTACGATGGCGCCGAAGTCCGCCTCTATGTCAACGGCGGGTTGGATTCCGTGTTCCCCGCTTCAGGAAAAATATCCAGTAGCGAAGCCGACTGCCATCTCGGCGCCGTCGAAGGTCGGTACTTTTTCAATGGAACGCTGGACGAAGTGCGCATCGATGGCTCCGCGTTGAGCTCGCGGGATATTGCGGAAGCCAGCTGGCAGGGGCGCTACGAAATGGCGCGCCGCGACAACCGCTTCACCGACTTTTATGAAAAGATCCAGAAACGCAGTGCGGAAACAATGGTGCCGGGTACGCTGTGGATCGATGCCGAGGATTTTGATGAGTACGGCGGCTGGTGGATGGATACCCAGTTTGTTCCGCAGATGGGCTCGCCCTATCTGCTGGCGGCCGGCGTCGGCACGCCGGTTGAAAACGCGAAGACCACGGTTGCTGTTCCCGAGTCCGGGCAATACCGCCTGTGGGTGCGCACTAAAAACTGGTTCGGTTACCGCCATGCACCGGGACGCTTTGCGGTTTCCGTTAACGGCGCAAGATCCAAAACCACGTTCGGCACCCGCGAACAGCGCGCCTGGGTCTGGCAGGACGGAGGAACGTTTGAGCTGGATAAAGGCGATGCCACCCTCGAACTCGAAGACCTGTCGGGGTGGTACGGCCGCTGCGATGCGCTGATCCTGACCAAGGATCCCGCGTTTGTGCCGAAGCAGGAGCAGAAGGATTACCTCCCGATGCGCAAGGAGATGGTCGGCACGGTTCCGGTGCAGGAGATGGGGCATTTCGACTTTATCGTCGTCGGTGCCGGTGTGGCCGGCTGCAATGCGGCGATTTCCGCGGCGCGCGGCGGCGCGAAGGTGGCGCTGATCCAGGACCGCCCGATGGTCGGCGGAAACAACAGTGCCGAAATGGGCGTGCCGGTTTCCGGCGGCTCCAGCATTGGAAAGGGGCGTGAAACCGGTTTGAACGAGGAGATCGGACGCATCCATGCCTTCAACTATCTGAGCAAGTGGGCTTCGGGGGCCGATCTGGTGATCGCCAGCGAACCAAACATTACCCTTTTCCTGAACGCGCATGTTTTCGATGCGGAGATGGACGCAGACCACCGGATCAAGGCGGTAAGGGCCTTCGACATGATCGATGGCCACCACACGCGGTATACGGCCGACCTCTTTGCCGATTGCACGGGCGATGGCTGGCTGGGCTACCATGCCGGTGCCGAGGTGATGCTCGGCCGCGAGTCGAGGGAGCAGACCGGAGAGATGAACGCCAAGGATATTGCCGACGGCATTACGATGAGCGGATCGCTCATGCAAAACTCCATCCTGGGCTACCAGGCCATCGATATGGGCAAGCCCCAGGCCTTCGAAACGCTACCTTGGTTCTACGACCTGCGCATGAACGAAGAGGGCTATGTGAAGCATCGTCCCCGTTATGACAACGGGGTGCGTGCCGGAAACTGGTGGACGGAAAACCATGGCCGCAACGACGACCTGTGGGATCCGGAATGGGCGCGCGACGACCTGATCCTGGTAAGCTTGTCGTACTACAACTGGATCAAGAACCACTCCCCGCTGGCGGAAAAGGCAACCAACTATCAGCTGAAATATATTCCGGTCACCAACGCCAAGCGGGAAACGCGCCGCCTGGTCGGCGATCTCGTCGTGACGGAACAGGACATCCTTAAGCGGGAAGTGTTCCCGGATCGCGTGGGCTATTTTACCTGGAAACTCGACGTGCACCATCCGCTGGGCATCTTTTCCCCGGGGAGTCCGTATGACTATGAAAACAATATTTCCCCGGCGAGCATTCCGCTGCGCATGCTCTACACGAAGGACGTGCCCAACCTGTTCATGGCCGGACGCCATGTTTCGGTAACGCACGTCGCGCTGGGTTCGGCGCGTGTGCAGGGTACAACCGGCATGATGGGGCAGGCCGTTGGAACCGCGGCGGCCCTCTGCCTGGACTACGAAACCACTCCGCGCGGCATCGTGAACAACCATATGGCCAAGCTGCAGCAGCAACTGCTCAAGGACGACCTAACCATTCCGCACCTGCGCAACGAGGATCCGGACGATCTGGCACTGATGGCGAATGTCAAGGCCTCCAGCAGCCGCTCGCTTGAAGCCGGCGTCCAGAATGTGATCAACGGGATCACCCGCCCGCTGGATGAAGACCAGGAAATGTGGATCGGGAAAGTGCCGGACAACATGTGGATTTCCGACCCCGCGCAGAAGATGCCGCAATGGGTTGAGCTGGTCTTCGGCGGGCAGCAAACGGTCAATTCCGTCTATCTGACCTTCGACACCAACCTGAAGGAAAAACGCTATTGCTCGTGGGAATTCAAGGTCGAGGAGCGCATGCCGCCGCAGTGTGTGCGCGACTACGAAGTCCAGTATTTCAACGGCAGCGAGTGGCTCGCATTGGCCACCGTGGAAAACAACTACCTGCGTCGGCGCATCCACCGGTTCGATGCCGTCAAAACCTCCAGGATCCGGGTGCTGATCACCGCCACCAATGGCGACCCATCCGCACGCATCTACGAAATCCGCGCGTATAACGAATAG